The following are encoded in a window of Alphaproteobacteria bacterium genomic DNA:
- the ileS gene encoding isoleucine--tRNA ligase: protein MSEKPDYRSTVFLPKTDFPMKAGLAQKEPAILARWAETKLYEQLRGVRKGRKRFILHDGPPYANGDIHMGHAMNKILKDIVVRSQSLLGKDAPYVPGWDCHGLPIEWKVEEQYRKKKLDKDEVPTAQFRAECRAYAEKWVNIQSGQFQRLGVQGEWDDPYLTMKHEAEAKIVEELLSFAESGQLYRGAKPVMWSPVEKTALAEAEVEYEEIVSTQIDVAFEIVESPIKELVGAHAVVWTTTPWTIPVNQAIAYGSEVEYVAMAGTQLKLIDTSVPPFSENLETVWDGIILVAGSLLDEFRGRAAFQAMSLKPIWQGKGSDLAGTVARHPMHHLGGFFARPRPFLPAEHVTTDAGTGLVHMAPDHGEEDFLVCKAAGIDPVFAVDDGGFYRADWEWLGGQGSVINAKFNAPEGPICTDLREAGALLAASADFQHSYPHSWRSKAKVIYRCTPQWFIPMDRDFSSPLVGEGREGGAAAEQPRAPEERTPTPTPPHKGEGLRATALAAIDDTRWVPEKSKNRIRAMVEGRPDWVISRQRAWGVPIALYVNRKTGEYLKDPAVNSRIIRAFHEGGADAWFDADHQALLGNGYKLEDYEPQKDILDVWFDSGATHSYVIEARYGEGVRADLYVEGSDQHRGWFQSSLLESSGTRGRAPYDAVLTHGFALDQNMRKMSKSLGNVVDPLAIIRDNGADILRLWVASTDYFEDVRIGKEVLATTTDAYRKLRNTFRYLLGALDGFSADEAVKAADMPELERWVLHRLAALDAELKEAAEGFEFNRYARAIATFANDDLSAFFFDIRKDSLYCDAPTNPKRRAYRTVLDHVFQALVRWISPILCFTAEEVWATRYPEGGSVHLLEWPAVDPAWKDEALGGKWDIIRETRERVTECIEPLRRDKVIGSSLEARVVFPESELGLTRAEPADLAEIYIVSEVVRGEGEGIEVTRSENEKCGRCWRLLPEVAEDGGLCARCEDVVNG from the coding sequence GGCCCGCCCTACGCCAATGGCGACATCCACATGGGCCATGCGATGAACAAGATCCTCAAGGACATCGTCGTTCGGTCGCAGTCGCTGCTCGGCAAGGACGCGCCCTACGTTCCCGGCTGGGACTGCCACGGCCTTCCGATCGAATGGAAGGTCGAGGAGCAGTATCGCAAGAAGAAGCTCGACAAGGACGAGGTGCCGACCGCCCAGTTCCGCGCCGAATGCCGGGCCTATGCGGAAAAGTGGGTGAATATTCAGTCCGGGCAGTTCCAGCGGCTCGGGGTCCAGGGCGAGTGGGACGATCCCTACCTCACCATGAAGCACGAGGCCGAGGCGAAGATCGTCGAGGAACTGCTGAGTTTCGCCGAGAGCGGCCAGCTCTACCGCGGCGCCAAGCCGGTGATGTGGTCGCCGGTCGAGAAGACGGCGCTGGCCGAGGCCGAGGTGGAATATGAGGAGATCGTCTCGACGCAGATCGACGTGGCGTTCGAGATCGTCGAGAGCCCAATCAAGGAGTTGGTCGGCGCCCACGCGGTGGTCTGGACCACAACGCCGTGGACGATCCCGGTGAACCAGGCGATCGCCTATGGGTCAGAGGTCGAATATGTGGCGATGGCCGGGACTCAGTTGAAGCTGATCGACACATCGGTTCCCCCTTTCTCAGAGAACTTGGAGACGGTGTGGGATGGCATAATTTTGGTGGCCGGATCGCTTCTCGACGAGTTCCGAGGCAGGGCAGCTTTTCAAGCTATGAGCTTGAAGCCGATCTGGCAGGGCAAGGGCTCCGACCTCGCCGGAACCGTCGCCCGCCACCCGATGCACCATCTCGGCGGCTTCTTCGCCCGCCCACGTCCCTTCCTCCCGGCCGAGCATGTCACCACCGACGCCGGTACCGGGCTCGTCCACATGGCGCCCGACCATGGCGAGGAGGATTTCCTGGTCTGCAAGGCGGCGGGGATCGATCCGGTGTTCGCGGTCGACGACGGCGGCTTCTACCGGGCGGACTGGGAGTGGCTCGGCGGCCAGGGGAGCGTGATCAACGCCAAGTTCAATGCGCCGGAGGGGCCGATCTGCACCGACCTGCGCGAGGCCGGCGCGCTGCTCGCCGCCAGCGCGGATTTCCAGCACAGCTATCCGCATTCGTGGCGCTCCAAGGCCAAGGTCATCTACCGCTGCACCCCGCAATGGTTCATTCCGATGGACCGCGATTTCTCCTCCCCCCTTGTGGGGGAGGGCAGGGAGGGGGGTGCGGCTGCGGAGCAGCCGCGCGCTCCGGAGGAGCGCACCCCCACCCCAACCCCTCCCCACAAGGGGGAGGGGCTAAGGGCCACCGCCCTCGCCGCGATCGATGACACGCGCTGGGTCCCCGAGAAGTCGAAGAACCGCATCCGCGCCATGGTCGAGGGACGCCCCGATTGGGTGATCAGCCGCCAGCGCGCCTGGGGCGTTCCGATCGCGCTCTACGTGAACCGCAAGACCGGCGAGTATCTGAAGGACCCGGCGGTCAATTCGCGGATCATCCGCGCCTTCCACGAGGGCGGGGCCGACGCCTGGTTCGACGCCGATCATCAGGCCCTGCTCGGCAACGGCTACAAGCTCGAGGATTACGAGCCGCAGAAGGACATTCTCGACGTCTGGTTCGATTCGGGCGCGACCCACAGCTACGTGATCGAGGCGCGCTATGGCGAAGGCGTTCGCGCCGACCTCTATGTCGAAGGCTCCGACCAGCATCGCGGCTGGTTCCAGTCGAGCCTGCTCGAATCCTCCGGGACCCGCGGCCGCGCGCCCTACGACGCGGTGCTGACCCACGGCTTCGCGCTCGACCAGAACATGCGCAAGATGTCGAAGAGCCTCGGCAACGTCGTCGATCCGCTGGCGATCATCCGCGACAACGGCGCCGACATCCTGCGGCTGTGGGTCGCCTCGACCGACTATTTCGAGGACGTCAGGATCGGCAAGGAGGTGCTCGCCACCACCACCGACGCCTATCGCAAGCTCAGGAACACCTTCCGCTACCTGCTCGGGGCGCTCGACGGTTTTTCGGCCGACGAGGCGGTGAAGGCGGCGGACATGCCCGAGCTGGAGCGCTGGGTGCTCCACCGCCTCGCCGCGCTCGACGCGGAGCTGAAGGAGGCGGCCGAGGGCTTCGAGTTCAACCGCTACGCGCGGGCGATCGCGACCTTCGCCAACGACGACCTCTCCGCCTTCTTCTTCGATATCCGCAAGGACAGCCTCTATTGCGACGCGCCGACCAATCCGAAGCGGCGCGCCTACCGGACCGTGCTCGATCACGTCTTCCAGGCGCTGGTCCGGTGGATCAGCCCGATCCTCTGCTTCACCGCCGAAGAGGTATGGGCGACGCGCTATCCGGAAGGCGGTTCCGTCCACCTGCTCGAATGGCCCGCGGTCGATCCTGCGTGGAAGGACGAGGCGCTCGGCGGCAAATGGGACATCATCCGCGAGACCCGCGAACGAGTCACCGAATGCATCGAGCCGCTCAGGCGCGACAAGGTCATCGGCTCCAGCCTCGAGGCGCGCGTGGTCTTTCCCGAATCGGAACTGGGCCTGACCCGCGCCGAGCCGGCCGACCTTGCGGAAATCTACATCGTGTCCGAAGTGGTGCGGGGCGAGGGCGAGGGGATCGAGGTGACTCGAAGCGAGAACGAGAAATGCGGCCGCTGCTGGCGGCTGCTTCCGGAGGTCGCCGAGGATGGCGGCCTGTGCGCGCGCTGCGAGGACGTGGTCAATGGCTGA